ACCTCTACACCCACCTCGAAACCATGCAGCAGCACCTGGACCAGTGGCTAGAACACTACAACTATGAACGACCCCACAGAGGATATCGAAACAATGGACTGAGGCCAGCTGAAACAGTTCGAAAATTCAGCTCTCAAAATCCAAAAACATCAACCCAGAATGAAAGACATGAAGGCTAGTAGTACAGATTAAGTGGACGAGGAATGTAGGTA
Above is a window of Bacteroidota bacterium DNA encoding:
- a CDS encoding integrase core domain-containing protein — its product is LYTHLETMQQHLDQWLEHYNYERPHRGYRNNGLRPAETVRKFSSQNPKTSTQNERHEG